The following coding sequences are from one Macaca mulatta isolate MMU2019108-1 chromosome 7, T2T-MMU8v2.0, whole genome shotgun sequence window:
- the OR4K13 gene encoding olfactory receptor 4K13 (The RefSeq protein has 2 substitutions compared to this genomic sequence), with product MERTNHSVVFEFILLGLCKSQNFQILFFLGFSVVFVGIVLGNLLILVTVTFDARLHTPMYFLLINLSCIDMILASFATPKMIVDFLRERKTISWWGCYSQMFFMHLLGGSEMMLLVTMAIDRYVAICKPLHYMTIMSPRVLTGLLLSSYAVGFVHSSSQMAFMLNLPFCGPSVIDSFFCDLPLVIKLACKDTYILQLLVIADSGLLSLVCFLLLLLSYGVIIFSVRHRAASRSSKAFSTLSAHITVVTLFFAPCVFIYVWPFSRYSVDNILSVFYTIFTPLLNPIIYTLRNQEVKAAIKKILCI from the coding sequence ATGGAAAGAACAAACCATTCAGTggtatttgaatttattttgttggGACTTTGCAAATCTCAAAATCTTCAGATTTTATTCTTCTTGGGATTCTCTGTGGTCTTCGTGGGGATTGTCTTAGGAAACCTTCTCATCTTGGTGACTGTGACCTTTGATGCACGCCTTCACACACCAATGTATTTTCTGCTTATCAACCTCTCCTGCATTGATATGATCCTGGCTTCTTTTGCTACCCCTAAGATGATCGTAGATTTCCTCCGAGAACGTAAGACCATCTCATGGTGGGGATGTTATTCTCAGATGTTCTTTATGCACCTCCTGGGTGGGAGTGAGATGATGTTGCTTGTAACCATGGCAATAGACAGGTATGTTGCTATATGCAAACCCCTCCATTACATGACCATCATGAGCCCACGGGTGCTCACTGGGCTATTGTTATCCTCCTATGCAGTTGGATTTGTGCACTCATCTAGTCAAATGGCTTTCATGTTGAATTTGCCCTTCTGTGGTCCCAGTGTTATAGACAGCTTTTTCTGTGACCTTCCCCTTGTGATTAAACTTGCCTGCAAGGACACCTACATCCTACAGCTCCTGGTCATTGCTGACAGTGGGCTCCTGTCACTGGTCTGCTTCCTCCTCTTGCTTCTCTCCTATGGAGTCATAATATTCTCAGTTAGGCACCGTGCTGCTAGTCGATCCTCTAAGGCTTTCTCCACTCTCTCAGCTCACATCACAGTTGTGACTCTGTTCTTTGCTCCATGTGTCTTTATCTATGTATGGCCTTTCAGCAGATACTCTGTAGATAaaattctttctgtgttttacaCAATTTTCACACCTCTCTTAAATCCTATTATTTATACATTAAGAAATCAAGAGGTAaaagcagccattaaaaaaatactctgcatataa